A window of the Lagopus muta isolate bLagMut1 chromosome 1, bLagMut1 primary, whole genome shotgun sequence genome harbors these coding sequences:
- the ATF4 gene encoding cyclic AMP-dependent transcription factor ATF-4, with translation MSLLNNEMLLGESSPFSQPCSVAEESLGLLDDYLEVAVPLGSHGFSSDKAKAVSSNWLAVDSLGNTIDSSQEDAFSGMEWMVEKMDLKEFDFDALLGMEHLEATVSPDELMATLEDTCDLLFNPTTQEFHNKEPPLIPDLNTSLPESPIGADPMAPLASLWSFPLSPESLTSVPDHSFSLELGSEVDVLEGERKQEGPTFLVVITKSEKEEENHSDDSGICMSPDSYLGTPQHSPTNSLGSPNDNQFPADATCGSVRSKPYDHPAEKVVSAKVKGEKKIDKKLKKMEQNKTAATRYRQKKRAEQEALSGECRDLEQKNQALKEKADSLSKEIQYLKDLIEEVRKAKVKRARVPE, from the exons ATGAGCCTCTTGAACAACGAGATGCTGTTGGGGGAGTCCTCCCCCTTCAGCCAGCCGTGTTCGGTGGCTGAGGAAAGTCTGGGACTCCTCGATGACTACCTGGAGGTGGCCGTGCCCCTCGGTTCGCATGGGTTCTCCAGCGACAAGGCTAAGGCAGTCTCCTCCAATTGGCTCGCTGTGGACAGTTTAGGCAACACCATAGATAGCAGCCAGG AGGATGCCTTCTCTGGCATGGAGTGGATGGTGGAGAAGATGGATCTGAAGGAATTTGATTTTGATGCCCTGTTAGGAATGGAACATCTGGAAGCCACCGTCTCACCAGACGAGCTGATGGCCACGTTGGAAGACACGTGTGATCTTCTATTTAACCCTACCACCCAGGAATTTCACAACAAAGAACCTCCACTCATACCTGATCTAAATACCAGTCTCCCTGAATCTCCAATTGGAGCAGATCCCATGGCCCCTTTAGCTTCCCTCTGgtcttttcccctctccccagAGTCTCTGACTTCTGTTCCAGACCATTCATTTAGTTTAGAACTAGGTAGTGAAGTGGATGTTCTGGAAGGTGAAAGGAAACAGGAGGGCCCCACCTTTCTGGTAGTGATCACCAAGtcagagaaagaggaggagaaccATTCTGATGATAGTGGAATATGCATGAGCCCAGACTCTTATTTGGGAACGCCCCAGCATAGTCCTACCAATTCACTTGGATCCCCCAATGACAACCAGTTCCCTGCAGATGCCACCTGTGGCTCTGTGCGGTCCAAACCATATGACCACCCTGCTGAGAAGGTAGTGTCAGCAAaggtgaaaggagaaaagaaaatagataagaaactgaaaaagatgGAGCAAAATAAGACAGCTGCCACACGTTACCGGCAAAAAAAGAGGGCAGAACAGGAGGCACTGTCAGGGGAGTGCAGAGatttggaacagaaaaatcaggccctgaaagagaaagcagattCCTTGAGTAAGGAAATCCAGTACTTGAAAGATCTGATTGAAGAGGTGAGGAAGGCCAAAGTCAAAAGAGCTAGAGTCCCTGAGTAG